In one Chroicocephalus ridibundus chromosome Z, bChrRid1.1, whole genome shotgun sequence genomic region, the following are encoded:
- the LOC134508228 gene encoding uncharacterized protein LOC134508228 isoform X2: protein MCLAVYHEDKHSHARLDSMAGGIQQGPPRSKVTARQADVNTLFSHKTARNIMASDHALLAISLKLASRMLRRHTHTDTSACSHPVECELCLFREPELILSSAWIHPWKSTRTSYKAVLPPSLLLSPHIPVLGDSNLLLITETRSGCRFRASLFLKFQPADPGVSKEFSRGAAHPGEGKGTDAQVRINCLPATVSLRPWSPVPASPDGAAAAPQDSN from the exons ATGTGCCTGGCTGTTTATCATGAAGATAAACACAGCCATGCACGGTTAGACAGCATGGCTGGTGGGATTCAGCAGGGGCCACCGAGGAGCAAAGTCACAGCAAGACAAGCAGATGTCAATACCTTGTTTTCTCATAAAACTGCTAGGAACATCATGGCTTCAGACCATGCACTCTTGGCAATTTCATTGAAATTGGCCTCGAGGATGCtgagaagacacacacacacagatacgaGTGCATGCTCACACCCTGTGGAATGTGAGCTCTGCCTCTTTAGAGAACCAG AATTAATACTCTCCTCAGCCTGGATTCACCCTTGGAAGTCCACAAGGACCAGCTACAAAGcagtcctccctccctccctcctgctctccccacacATCCCTGTGCTGGGGGACAGCAATCTCCTCCTCATCACAGAGACACGTTCTGGATGCAGATTCAGAGCAAGCCTGTTCCTGAAGTTTCAG CCAGCAGATCCTGGTGTGTCAAAGGAGTTTTCACGGGGAGCTGCACACCCCGGGGAAGGAAAG GGGACAGATGCCCAGGTTAGAATAAATTGTCTGCCAGCAACAGTCTCTCTGCGGCCCTGGAGTCCAGTGCCAGCCTCCCctgatggtgctgctgctgcacctcaAG acagtAACTGA
- the LOC134508228 gene encoding uncharacterized protein LOC134508228 isoform X1, which produces MCLAVYHEDKHSHARLDSMAGGIQQGPPRSKVTARQADVNTLFSHKTARNIMASDHALLAISLKLASRMLRRHTHTDTSACSHPVECELCLFREPELILSSAWIHPWKSTRTSYKAVLPPSLLLSPHIPVLGDSNLLLITETRSGCRFRASLFLKFQPADPGVSKEFSRGAAHPGEGKGTDAQVRINCLPATVSLRPWSPVPASPDGAAAAPQVFRFSRQSLRISSEAIGWLSYRTAFSSLRSVSQTNLRDSKW; this is translated from the exons ATGTGCCTGGCTGTTTATCATGAAGATAAACACAGCCATGCACGGTTAGACAGCATGGCTGGTGGGATTCAGCAGGGGCCACCGAGGAGCAAAGTCACAGCAAGACAAGCAGATGTCAATACCTTGTTTTCTCATAAAACTGCTAGGAACATCATGGCTTCAGACCATGCACTCTTGGCAATTTCATTGAAATTGGCCTCGAGGATGCtgagaagacacacacacacagatacgaGTGCATGCTCACACCCTGTGGAATGTGAGCTCTGCCTCTTTAGAGAACCAG AATTAATACTCTCCTCAGCCTGGATTCACCCTTGGAAGTCCACAAGGACCAGCTACAAAGcagtcctccctccctccctcctgctctccccacacATCCCTGTGCTGGGGGACAGCAATCTCCTCCTCATCACAGAGACACGTTCTGGATGCAGATTCAGAGCAAGCCTGTTCCTGAAGTTTCAG CCAGCAGATCCTGGTGTGTCAAAGGAGTTTTCACGGGGAGCTGCACACCCCGGGGAAGGAAAG GGGACAGATGCCCAGGTTAGAATAAATTGTCTGCCAGCAACAGTCTCTCTGCGGCCCTGGAGTCCAGTGCCAGCCTCCCctgatggtgctgctgctgcacctcaAG TATTTAGGTTCTCCAGGCAAAGTTTAAGGATTTCAAGTGAAGCCATTGGGTGGCTGAGTTACCGTacagccttctcctctctgcGCAGCGTTAGCCAAACCAACTTGCGTGACTCCAAATGGTGA